One part of the Pelagicoccus sp. SDUM812003 genome encodes these proteins:
- a CDS encoding TonB-dependent receptor plug domain-containing protein, with product MNRKNTPNYPRFRTALALALLLQAGSTGFAQEEDDEEIFELSPFEVTSSDDDIGYHSENTLMGTRLNSNIGDLAASITLVTKQQMEDTAAVDINDVFLYEANTEGAHNYTAYHVNRGYLKDEAAGISQDNGTVYSHATSNRIRGLGAADTSLNNYPTISRVPFDTYNTNSVEINRGPNSMLFGMGSPAGIVNQTTASAIIGQESSEISARVDSFGGWRASASHNQTIIEDKLAVFVAALHDERGFERKPSYDKTDRQYLAFRFQPAENTTFRASFENYENESRRPNTIAPRDTITPWLQSGRPVWDSRRKMMVYLDSGKEVGPYLFNRDGWDSETGPYAGYSDANVTNPDGAYYYGDNDLWRTDSALFIGTIGPMSGTATIHVQPDGTYSARETNLWRDRPAPADVAEANLDAYWNTRETRMMQTIVPWTDEFYPGASTMNPFYPTGLINPDVYDWSEVNITAPNFQSLDNKTYNFEFEQKLAENLYFSAGWFRQDADSLENNPISNTSPTTVSLDVNMYLPDGSENPNYLKPFIDDYRADAFTHPEENETLRAQIAYQFDFTDSDNWTKWLGQHQLMGLYSDNERNRYGTRSRIAYFDEPNGGYHYAHSPERRAEINANYSLGADNSAIRRYYYIGENAKVTQGNSGIGAAGSLENWGTGGPTDFNFDTFFWESDTGGTWRDVPVEIGTALWWPSTSRSQIEVESTSAALQSRFWESRIVTTLGFREDKYVGNSYWGGREEPGYENGLPIGGTDYYFNNNTGTEELSGSTSTRGIVFKVTENISLTYNESDNFNPPNGNSTDFYGNPLPKPTGEGKDYGIRFKLLENKLHASFNWFETTSANARGVPGVFVDRTNRIDYKFMFAWAENVVRIRDGQDPTSEDWRDGDIYPLTDDQRARIWDIIGLEEDYFDNINVQGTQDTEAKGFEFQMVYNPIPNWTMKLSGGKQNTSFNNVAPQWEPWASAREAVWANATATDMAESYTLFNGEELKIRNFWTGTNYISELDPASNNGWFTTADYYRLTVTNEIATIRNKEGQIVPGQREWRANFLTNYKFTDGKLKGFGIGGSARWEEAAAIGNYGIVEEDGVMRQPDISRPIYGDSEFHVDFWASYEMPIGEDKNLKLQLNVRDALEDGGLQKVAANFDGSVYGYRYLDPRQIFLTTTLEF from the coding sequence ATGAATAGAAAAAACACCCCTAACTATCCCCGGTTTCGTACCGCGCTCGCGCTAGCATTGCTACTGCAGGCAGGTTCGACCGGCTTTGCCCAAGAGGAAGACGACGAAGAGATCTTCGAACTCTCTCCTTTTGAGGTAACCTCATCGGACGACGATATCGGTTACCACTCGGAAAACACCCTGATGGGTACGCGCCTCAACAGCAATATCGGCGACCTTGCAGCGTCGATCACGCTGGTCACCAAGCAGCAGATGGAAGACACTGCGGCGGTCGACATCAACGACGTGTTCCTTTACGAAGCGAATACAGAAGGCGCCCACAACTACACTGCTTACCACGTCAACCGCGGCTACCTTAAGGATGAAGCTGCCGGTATTTCGCAGGACAACGGTACGGTCTACTCTCACGCCACTTCCAACCGTATCCGCGGTCTCGGAGCGGCTGACACCTCGCTGAACAACTACCCGACGATCAGCAGAGTTCCGTTCGATACCTACAATACCAACTCGGTAGAAATCAACCGTGGTCCGAACTCCATGCTCTTCGGTATGGGTAGCCCAGCAGGTATCGTCAATCAGACCACCGCTTCCGCTATCATCGGCCAGGAGAGCTCGGAAATCAGCGCTCGCGTGGACAGCTTCGGTGGCTGGAGAGCAAGCGCTAGCCACAACCAAACCATCATCGAGGACAAGCTCGCCGTATTCGTGGCAGCCCTACATGATGAGCGTGGTTTCGAACGCAAGCCTTCCTACGACAAGACCGATCGTCAGTACCTCGCTTTCAGGTTCCAGCCAGCTGAGAACACCACCTTCCGCGCTAGCTTCGAAAACTACGAAAACGAGAGCCGTCGCCCGAACACCATCGCTCCTCGCGACACCATCACACCATGGCTCCAGTCCGGACGCCCTGTATGGGACAGCCGCCGCAAGATGATGGTCTATCTCGACAGTGGCAAGGAAGTCGGCCCGTACCTCTTCAATCGAGACGGCTGGGACTCCGAAACTGGGCCCTACGCAGGATACTCGGACGCCAACGTTACGAATCCAGACGGCGCCTACTACTATGGAGACAACGACCTCTGGAGAACCGATTCCGCACTATTCATTGGCACAATTGGTCCGATGTCTGGAACCGCTACGATTCATGTTCAGCCAGACGGAACATACTCCGCGCGTGAAACGAATCTCTGGCGGGATCGCCCTGCGCCAGCTGATGTCGCTGAGGCCAATCTAGACGCCTACTGGAACACGCGTGAAACGCGCATGATGCAGACTATCGTTCCTTGGACGGACGAGTTCTATCCAGGCGCCAGCACCATGAACCCCTTCTACCCAACCGGTCTCATCAATCCCGATGTGTACGATTGGTCCGAAGTCAATATCACCGCTCCAAACTTCCAGAGCCTCGATAACAAGACCTACAACTTCGAGTTCGAGCAAAAGCTTGCAGAGAATCTCTACTTCTCCGCCGGCTGGTTCCGTCAAGACGCTGATTCCCTCGAGAACAACCCGATCTCGAACACCAGCCCGACCACGGTCTCGCTCGACGTGAACATGTACCTGCCGGACGGTTCGGAGAATCCGAACTACCTGAAGCCGTTCATCGACGACTACCGCGCCGACGCCTTCACTCACCCTGAAGAGAACGAAACGCTTCGCGCCCAGATCGCCTACCAGTTCGACTTCACCGATAGCGACAACTGGACCAAGTGGCTCGGTCAGCATCAGCTGATGGGACTGTACAGCGACAACGAACGCAACCGCTACGGCACACGCAGTCGTATCGCCTACTTCGATGAGCCAAACGGCGGCTACCACTACGCCCACAGCCCTGAGCGTCGGGCGGAAATCAACGCCAACTACAGCCTTGGCGCCGACAACTCCGCGATCCGTCGCTACTACTACATCGGTGAGAACGCAAAGGTGACTCAAGGCAACTCGGGTATCGGAGCGGCAGGCTCACTCGAAAACTGGGGTACCGGAGGTCCAACCGACTTCAACTTCGACACCTTCTTCTGGGAAAGCGATACCGGCGGCACCTGGAGAGACGTCCCGGTTGAAATCGGAACGGCGCTTTGGTGGCCAAGCACCAGCCGCAGCCAAATCGAAGTCGAATCGACCAGCGCGGCCCTGCAGAGTCGCTTCTGGGAAAGCCGCATCGTCACTACCCTCGGATTCCGCGAAGACAAGTACGTCGGAAACTCCTACTGGGGCGGACGCGAGGAGCCAGGTTACGAAAACGGTCTTCCGATTGGTGGAACTGACTACTACTTCAACAACAACACCGGCACCGAAGAGCTCTCTGGCAGCACCTCGACCCGCGGTATCGTGTTCAAGGTCACTGAAAACATCAGCTTGACCTACAACGAATCGGACAACTTCAACCCGCCAAATGGAAACTCCACCGACTTCTACGGCAATCCGCTCCCGAAGCCGACTGGTGAAGGCAAGGACTACGGTATCCGCTTCAAGCTGCTGGAAAACAAGCTCCACGCCAGCTTCAACTGGTTCGAGACCACCTCGGCCAACGCTCGTGGCGTTCCAGGCGTATTCGTAGACCGCACCAACCGTATCGACTACAAGTTCATGTTCGCATGGGCCGAAAACGTCGTTCGTATCCGCGACGGCCAAGACCCAACGTCCGAAGATTGGCGCGATGGAGACATCTACCCGCTGACCGACGATCAGAGAGCTCGTATCTGGGACATCATCGGATTGGAAGAAGACTACTTCGACAATATCAACGTCCAGGGTACTCAGGACACCGAGGCCAAGGGCTTCGAGTTCCAGATGGTATACAACCCGATCCCGAACTGGACCATGAAGCTGTCCGGAGGCAAGCAGAACACTTCCTTCAACAACGTCGCTCCACAATGGGAGCCATGGGCCAGCGCTCGCGAGGCCGTTTGGGCCAACGCCACTGCGACAGATATGGCTGAATCCTACACCCTCTTCAATGGAGAGGAGCTCAAGATTCGCAACTTCTGGACCGGCACGAACTACATCAGCGAACTAGACCCGGCCAGCAACAACGGCTGGTTCACCACTGCTGACTACTACCGTCTGACCGTTACCAACGAAATCGCGACTATCCGTAACAAGGAAGGTCAGATCGTTCCAGGTCAGCGCGAATGGCGCGCCAACTTCCTCACGAACTACAAGTTCACCGACGGCAAGCTCAAGGGCTTCGGTATCGGTGGCAGCGCTCGTTGGGAAGAAGCGGCCGCGATCGGCAACTACGGAATCGTTGAGGAGGATGGCGTCATGCGCCAGCCGGACATCAGCCGTCCGATCTACGGTGACTCCGAGTTCCACGTGGACTTCTGGGCTTCCTACGAAATGCCAATCGGCGAGGACAAGAACCTCAAGCTTCAGCTCAACGTTCGCGACGCCCTCGAAGACGGTGGTTTGCAGAAGGTTGCTGCCAACTTCGACGGTTCCGTCTACGGCTACCGCTACCTCGATCCACGTCAGATCTTCCTGACGACCACGCTCGAGTTCTAG
- a CDS encoding L-fucose isomerase, whose amino-acid sequence MPLEASPTVNAFQNLPRIGIRPAIDGRYGGVRESLEEQTQKQAELVAKLLSEELRYPDGSPVQCVIAPTCIGGVAEAQACAEVFRKERVGVSLTVTPCWAYGSETMDMDPTLPKAVWGFNGTERPGAVYLAATLAGHAQKGLPAFGIYGREVQEASDDCIPDDVKDKIVEFCRAGLAVALMRGRSYLSMGGTSMGIAGSMVDSDFWESYLGMRVETIDMAEFAGRMKVGLYDQDEYERALAWAKENCLEGADYNAPDKTRSREALDSEWQDSVKMALIARDLMVGNPRLAKLGFPEQAQGHGAIASGFQGQRQWTDYFPNGDFMEAILNTSFDWNGRRAPYIVATENDALNGATMLFGHLLTNTAQVFADVRTYWSPEAVKRVTGYVLDGKASDGILHLINSGPAALDGSGQQSDADGNPTMKPYWEIDDSEVEACLKATTWHPSITEYFPGGGWSTRYCTRGGMPVTMARINLIKGLGPALQLVEGWTVELPETAHAALDERTNPTWPTTWFAPRLTGEGAFRSCYEVMNSWGANHGAFCSGHVGHRFITLASILRIPVYMHNVDEERILRPSSWKAFGTADLEGADFRACANYGPLYR is encoded by the coding sequence ATCGGCATCCGCCCAGCGATCGATGGTCGCTATGGCGGCGTTCGGGAAAGCCTGGAAGAGCAAACCCAGAAACAGGCTGAGCTCGTGGCGAAGCTGTTGAGTGAAGAGCTGCGCTATCCGGACGGCTCTCCTGTGCAGTGCGTGATCGCTCCCACCTGCATCGGTGGGGTGGCGGAGGCTCAGGCCTGCGCGGAAGTCTTTCGCAAGGAGCGGGTCGGCGTTTCACTCACCGTCACGCCCTGCTGGGCCTACGGCTCGGAAACCATGGACATGGATCCCACCCTGCCCAAGGCGGTTTGGGGCTTCAATGGCACCGAGCGGCCGGGAGCGGTTTATCTAGCCGCCACGCTTGCGGGCCACGCTCAAAAGGGCCTGCCCGCCTTTGGCATCTATGGACGGGAGGTGCAGGAAGCGAGCGACGACTGCATTCCGGATGATGTGAAGGACAAGATCGTCGAGTTTTGCCGAGCAGGCCTGGCGGTGGCCCTGATGCGAGGGCGCTCTTATCTTTCGATGGGAGGCACGTCCATGGGCATTGCGGGATCGATGGTCGATTCCGACTTCTGGGAGTCCTATCTGGGCATGCGGGTGGAGACGATTGACATGGCGGAGTTCGCCGGTCGCATGAAGGTTGGATTGTATGATCAGGATGAATACGAACGGGCTCTTGCTTGGGCGAAAGAAAACTGCCTCGAAGGCGCCGACTACAACGCGCCCGATAAAACCAGAAGTCGCGAAGCCCTCGACAGCGAATGGCAGGATTCGGTCAAGATGGCGCTGATCGCGCGTGATCTGATGGTGGGGAATCCTCGTCTCGCGAAACTCGGCTTTCCGGAGCAAGCCCAAGGACACGGGGCCATTGCGAGCGGTTTTCAAGGACAGCGCCAGTGGACCGACTATTTCCCAAACGGCGATTTCATGGAGGCTATCTTAAACACGTCCTTCGATTGGAACGGCAGGCGCGCTCCGTATATCGTGGCCACCGAAAACGATGCTTTGAACGGAGCCACGATGCTGTTCGGTCACTTGCTCACCAATACCGCTCAAGTCTTCGCCGACGTGCGCACCTACTGGAGCCCGGAGGCGGTGAAGCGGGTGACGGGGTATGTCTTGGACGGAAAAGCAAGCGACGGCATCTTGCATCTCATCAACTCGGGGCCGGCAGCCTTGGATGGCAGTGGCCAGCAAAGCGACGCGGATGGAAACCCCACCATGAAGCCGTATTGGGAAATCGATGACAGCGAGGTGGAGGCTTGTCTGAAAGCGACCACCTGGCATCCATCGATCACGGAGTACTTTCCGGGCGGTGGTTGGAGCACGCGCTACTGCACGCGAGGAGGCATGCCGGTGACCATGGCGCGGATCAATCTGATCAAAGGGCTTGGCCCGGCGCTGCAGCTTGTGGAAGGCTGGACCGTTGAGTTGCCTGAGACTGCTCACGCTGCCTTGGACGAGCGCACGAATCCGACCTGGCCCACCACTTGGTTCGCTCCACGTTTAACAGGCGAAGGCGCGTTTCGGAGTTGCTATGAAGTGATGAACAGCTGGGGCGCCAACCACGGAGCGTTCTGCAGCGGCCATGTCGGCCACCGATTCATAACCCTTGCCAGCATCCTGCGAATTCCCGTGTACATGCACAACGTGGATGAGGAACGCATCTTGCGGCCAAGCAGCTGGAAGGCATTTGGTACAGCCGACCTGGAAGGCGCTGATTTCCGTGCCTGCGCGAACTACGGTCCGCTGTATCGATAG